AGGGTGGACTCGGCCGCGGGCTCGCGGCCCTGATCCCGAGCGGACCCCCGGCGGGTGCGCCGACCCCGATCCGGGCCGTCCCGAACGGCGCCACCCCTGCGCCCTCCCCCGCACCCTCGGCGTCGGGTGAGGTGGCGGGGGCGGTGTACCAGGAGCTGCCGGTCACCGCCATCCGCACGAACCCGAAGCAGCCGCGGCAGGTCTTCGACGAGGACGCGCTGCGCGAGCTGGAGCACTCGATCCGCGAGTTCGGCCTCATGCAGCCGATCGTGGTGCGGGAGATCGGCCCGGACTCCTACGAGCTGGTGATGGGCGAGCGCCGCTGGCGGGCGACCCAGCTGGCGGGGTTGAAGACCATCCCGGCGATCGTGCGGCAGACCGCCGACGACGTGATGCTGCGCGACGCGCTGCTGGAGAACATCCACCGCGTCCAGCTCAACCCGTTGGAAGAGGCGGCGGCCTACCAGCAGCTGCTGGAGGAGTTCGGCGTCACCCACGAGGAGCTGGCGGACCGCATCGGCCGCAGCCGGCCGGTGGTGACCAACACGATCCGCCTGCTGAAGCTGCCCCTCCCCGTGCAGCGGCGGGTGGCGGCCGGCGTCCTGTCGGCCGGGCACGCGCGGGCGCTGCTCGGCCTGGACGACCCGGGCGCGCAGGAGGAGCTGGCGACCCGGATCGTGGCCGAGGGCATGTCGGTCCGCGCGACCGAGGAGGCGGTGACCCTCGCGAAGTCGGCCGAGCCCGCGAAGGCGAAGCAGGCGCGGCGCAAGCCGATCCAGGCGCCGGGGTTGCAGGAGCTGGCGGAGCGGCTGTCGGACAACTTCGACACGCGCGTGAAGGTCGAACTGGGTCAGCGGAAGGGCCGGATCGTGGTCGAGTTCGGGTCGGTGGACGACCTCGAACGGATCATCACGCTCATGGCGCCGGAAGCGACAAATCGGACACGTTCGACGGACGTGTGATCACCCACGGGTCTTATGTCACGGTGACGATTGCGCCCCGCATCCGAACGGATACGGGGCGCAATCAGTATGCAAAGGTGTTTCAGCGGGCCAACGCGCGCTCGATCAGGCCCGCGTAGATCTCCCCCAACGACTGGCCGGCCGCCTCCACCGCCATCGGCAGCAGCGAGGTCTCGGTGAGACCCGGCGACACGTTCACCTCGAGGAAGTACACAGTCCCGTCCGGCGCCACGATCGCGTCTGTCCGCGACACGTCCCGCAGGCCCAACAGCCGGTGCGCGGACACCGCCAGTTCGCCGACCGCCTGCGCCGCTTTCTCGTCCAGCCGAGCCGGTGCGTGGAAGTCGGTCAGGCCGGCCGTGTAGCGCGCGGTGTAGTCGTAGACGCCGTTCTCCGGCACGATCTCCACCGGCGGCAGGGCGCGGGGACCGTCCGGCCCGTCCACGACCGCCACGGCCACCTCGACGCCCTCGACGTACCGCTCCGCCAGCACGGTGTCCCCGTACGCCAGGCACCCCACCATCGCCGCGGGCAGCTCGGCCGCCTCGCGCACGACCTGAGCACCCAGCGCCGAGCCACCCTGGTCCGGCTTGAGCATCAGCGGCAGCCCGAGCTGGTCCACCATCGCGTCCAGCACCGGCTGCGCGCCCAGCTCGCGGAACGTCGCGTGCGGCAGCACCGCCCACTCCGGCGTCGCCAGGCCGGCCCGCGCCAGTTCCGCCTTCGCGGTCGGCTTGTCCCACGCCCGGCGGCACGCCCGCGAGTCCGTGCCCACGAACGGCACGCCCACCAGCTCCAGGACGGTCTGCACCGACCCGTTCTCGCCCTCACCGCCGTGCAGCGCCACCACGACGGCGTCCGGCCGGTGCTCGCGCAACCGCGTGAGGAGCTGGGCGTCGGCGTCCCACTCCTCCACGACGAGACCGGCCGAACGCAGCGCGGCGGACAGCCTGCGACCGGATCGCAGGGACACCTCCCGCTCGTGCGACAGGCCCCCGGACAGCACCGCGACCCAATGGTCGGACAACTTCGCTCCTAATCAGGCAGTGTCGGGCGAGGGGGTTTGCGGACCCGAGAGGTGCCGGGGCGTCGACGGCCCGAACGTCTCGTGCAGCTCCAGCTCGTCCTTGATCACGTTGGCCAGCCGGCGCACGCCCTCGCGGATGCGCTCGGGCGTCGGGTAGCAGTACGAGATGCGCAGCTGCCGGCTGCCCAGCCCGTCCGCGTAGAACCCGGTGCCGGACGCGTACGCCACCCGCTGCGTGATGGCGCGCGGCAGCATGGCTTTGGTGTCGATGCCCTCGGGCACGGTCAGCCACACGTAGAAGCCGCCGTTGGGCTTGTTCCACGTGGAACCAAGCGGCATGTGCTGCTCGAGCGCCTCGATGGCCGCGTCACGCCGCTCCCGGTAGGCCTCGCGGTAGGTCTTGATCTGGCCCTTCCAGTCGTGCGTCG
This DNA window, taken from Saccharothrix variisporea, encodes the following:
- a CDS encoding ParB/RepB/Spo0J family partition protein, whose product is MTEQRKGGLGRGLAALIPSGPPAGAPTPIRAVPNGATPAPSPAPSASGEVAGAVYQELPVTAIRTNPKQPRQVFDEDALRELEHSIREFGLMQPIVVREIGPDSYELVMGERRWRATQLAGLKTIPAIVRQTADDVMLRDALLENIHRVQLNPLEEAAAYQQLLEEFGVTHEELADRIGRSRPVVTNTIRLLKLPLPVQRRVAAGVLSAGHARALLGLDDPGAQEELATRIVAEGMSVRATEEAVTLAKSAEPAKAKQARRKPIQAPGLQELAERLSDNFDTRVKVELGQRKGRIVVEFGSVDDLERIITLMAPEATNRTRSTDV
- a CDS encoding D-alanine--D-alanine ligase family protein, which encodes MSDHWVAVLSGGLSHEREVSLRSGRRLSAALRSAGLVVEEWDADAQLLTRLREHRPDAVVVALHGGEGENGSVQTVLELVGVPFVGTDSRACRRAWDKPTAKAELARAGLATPEWAVLPHATFRELGAQPVLDAMVDQLGLPLMLKPDQGGSALGAQVVREAAELPAAMVGCLAYGDTVLAERYVEGVEVAVAVVDGPDGPRALPPVEIVPENGVYDYTARYTAGLTDFHAPARLDEKAAQAVGELAVSAHRLLGLRDVSRTDAIVAPDGTVYFLEVNVSPGLTETSLLPMAVEAAGQSLGEIYAGLIERALAR